A window from Fragaria vesca subsp. vesca linkage group LG5, FraVesHawaii_1.0, whole genome shotgun sequence encodes these proteins:
- the LOC101300536 gene encoding mitogen-activated protein kinase kinase 5-like: MALIRERRQLNLSLPLPEPTERRPRFTLPLPPAAVVAAANCSSSSSSSAAVSASDLERLEVLGHGSGGTVYKVRHKRTGANYALKIVKGDSDPTVRRQLYREIEILRRTDSPHVVHCDAIIEKPTGDMWILMEYMDSGTLESLLKQQGTFSEAKLVHVARQVLNGLNYLHGQKIIHRDIKPANLLVNSNMEVKVADFGVSKMLCRTLDNCNSYVGTCAYMSPERFDPDTYGGNYNGYASDIWSLGLTLMELYMGHFPFLPPGQRPDWATLMCAICFGEPPALPEGVSEEFRSFMECCLQKESGKRWTAAQLLTHPFVCRDPKSIR; this comes from the coding sequence ATGGCTCTCATCCGGGAACGCCGCCAGCTCAACCTCAGCCTCCCCTTGCCGGAGCCCACCGAGCGTCGCCCACGTTTCACTCTCCCTCTCCCTCCCGCCGCCGTAGTCGCCGCCGCCAACTGCTCCTCCTCGTCTTCCTCTTCCGCCGCGGTATCCGCCTCCGACCTCGAAAGACTCGAGGTCCTCGGCCACGGTAGCGGCGGCACAGTCTACAAAGTCCGCCACAAGCGCACGGGAGCTAACTACGCCCTGAAAATAGTGAAAGGCGACTCCGACCCCACCGTCCGCCGCCAACTCTACCGCGAGATCGAAATCCTCCGCCGCACGGACTCCCCCCACGTCGTCCACTGCGACGCCATAATCGAGAAGCCGACCGGAGACATGTGGATTCTCATGGAGTACATGGACTCGGGAACGTTAGAGAGTTTGCTCAAACAGCAAGGCACGTTCTCCGAGGCCAAGCTCGTTCACGTTGCACGTCAAGTCCTCAACGGGCTCAACTACCTCCACGGTCAGAAGATCATCCACCGTGACATCAAGCCGGCCAATCTGTTAGTCAACAGCAACATGGAGGTCAAGGTCGCCGACTTCGGCGTCAGCAAAATGTTGTGCCGAACACTCGACAACTGCAACTCGTACGTTGGGACTTGCGCTTACATGAGCCCCGAGAGGTTCGACCCCGACACGTACGGTGGAAACTACAACGGCTACGCTAGTGATATATGGAGCTTGGGTTTGACTCTCATGGAGCTTTACATGGGTCACTTCCCGTTCTTGCCTCCGGGTCAAAGACCCGACTGGGCGACCCTTATGTGCGCCATATGCTTCGGGGAGCCACCGGCGCTGCCGGAGGGAGTGTCGGAGGAGTTTAGGAGTTTTATGGAGTGTTGCTTGCAGAAGGAGTCGGGGAAGAGGTGGACGGCGGCTCAGCTTTTGACCCACCCGTTCGTTTGTAGAGATCCGAAATCGATTCGGTGA